One region of Dokdonia sp. 4H-3-7-5 genomic DNA includes:
- a CDS encoding trehalase family glycosidase: MHFKGNIQHTLDLLLLQEDTDGDKKITVEDKGPRSFEIDLFEDNNAFAKAYHIQGTYHLSNFLQELALEMSQGKNEAEIPLWKIEELPTDRINRMIRDYFWDDLTRTIDKKGLSKILTDTKAGDSVQRMYVPVTDEQGVAYYSSLKKDFPNLEVVILPREITPEYVKSINSKPGILSLGLENQQGIPFVVPGGRFNEMYGWDSYFEGVGLLLDNRVDLAKAMIDNFCYQITHYGKILNANRSYYLTRTQPPFLTSFIRETFEKDTALGKEWLSSVLGIAMKEYKTVWMTAPRLTDNGLNRYYAQGIGVPPETEEGHFDDYLASFAKAYNCTIQELVTKYQDGDIHLPELDNYFTHDRSLRESGHDTSWRLDNVCTDLNTVDVNSLLYKYEADFAYLTATYFEDSLHGHNSMYWKQKASKRKSLMDALLWSEEARQFFDYNMLTEKQTHFESASNYLPLWAGMCSEEQALAMSETLMVELKEKGGVAGTSRNMAAQIPEDAVQRQWDYPNGWAPHQMMIWQGLKNYGFKEEVEELAYRWLWMITKNAVDYNGVIPEKYDVVSATHKVFAEYGNVGTEFDYITTSGFGWMNASYQFGLSLLNVELRKQLDILRDPEILFIKKQ, encoded by the coding sequence ATGCACTTCAAGGGTAATATACAACATACGCTAGATCTCCTGCTTTTGCAAGAAGATACAGATGGCGATAAGAAAATCACGGTAGAAGATAAGGGGCCTAGATCTTTTGAAATAGACTTGTTTGAGGATAATAACGCTTTCGCGAAAGCGTACCACATACAAGGAACATATCATCTTTCAAATTTTTTACAAGAGCTAGCCTTAGAAATGTCACAAGGCAAAAACGAAGCAGAAATTCCATTGTGGAAGATTGAAGAATTACCCACAGACCGCATTAATCGAATGATACGAGATTACTTCTGGGATGATCTCACGCGAACAATCGATAAGAAAGGGCTTTCAAAAATCCTCACAGATACAAAAGCCGGAGACTCCGTGCAGCGCATGTATGTACCAGTAACAGATGAGCAAGGTGTTGCTTACTATTCTTCATTAAAGAAAGATTTTCCTAACCTAGAGGTGGTTATACTTCCCAGGGAAATTACTCCAGAGTATGTGAAGTCAATAAATAGTAAGCCGGGTATTTTATCTCTAGGCTTAGAAAACCAACAAGGTATTCCGTTTGTAGTTCCAGGTGGTCGTTTTAATGAAATGTATGGTTGGGATAGTTATTTTGAAGGAGTAGGATTATTATTAGATAACAGAGTAGATCTTGCAAAGGCAATGATTGATAATTTTTGCTATCAAATAACTCATTACGGTAAAATTTTAAATGCAAATCGTAGCTACTATCTTACTAGAACACAACCGCCATTTCTTACTTCATTTATAAGGGAGACTTTTGAAAAGGATACTGCCTTGGGAAAAGAATGGCTTTCAAGCGTTCTCGGTATTGCAATGAAAGAATATAAAACCGTCTGGATGACTGCACCTAGGCTTACAGATAATGGACTAAACAGATATTATGCTCAGGGCATAGGTGTGCCACCAGAAACAGAAGAAGGGCATTTTGATGATTACCTAGCATCGTTTGCAAAGGCTTACAATTGTACGATACAGGAGTTAGTGACTAAGTATCAAGATGGCGATATACATCTTCCAGAACTAGATAACTATTTCACCCATGATAGAAGTCTTAGGGAGAGTGGTCATGATACTTCATGGCGACTAGATAATGTATGTACAGATTTAAACACAGTTGACGTAAATAGCTTGCTTTATAAGTATGAGGCAGATTTTGCTTACCTGACTGCTACCTATTTTGAAGATTCTTTGCATGGTCATAATAGTATGTACTGGAAGCAAAAAGCTAGCAAAAGGAAAAGCCTGATGGATGCTCTATTATGGAGTGAAGAGGCGAGACAATTCTTTGATTATAATATGTTGACAGAGAAGCAAACTCATTTTGAAAGCGCATCAAATTATCTTCCATTATGGGCAGGTATGTGTAGCGAAGAGCAAGCCCTAGCAATGAGCGAGACATTGATGGTTGAGTTAAAGGAAAAAGGAGGTGTCGCAGGTACTAGCCGAAATATGGCAGCTCAAATTCCTGAAGATGCAGTGCAAAGACAATGGGATTACCCTAATGGCTGGGCGCCACATCAAATGATGATATGGCAAGGACTTAAAAATTACGGTTTTAAAGAAGAGGTCGAAGAGCTAGCATATCGATGGTTGTGGATGATCACAAAAAATGCTGTAGATTATAATGGGGTTATTCCAGAAAAGTATGATGTAGTGAGTGCAACTCATAAGGTTTTTGCAGAGTACGGTAATGTGGGGACAGAGTTTGACTACATTACTACAAGTGGCTTTGGATGGATGAATGCTAGTTATCAATTTGGATTATCACTGCTCAATGTTGAACTTCGTAAGCAACTAGATATTCTTAGAGATCCAGAAATACTATTTATAAAAAAGCAATAA
- the ruvA gene encoding Holliday junction branch migration protein RuvA: MITHLSGRLIEKNPTHVVLDCNGVGYFINISLHTFGRLGDSEALKLHTHLQVKEDSHTLFGFVEVMEREIFRLLLSVSGIGASTARTMLSSLDPHQIKQAIASNDVATIQSIKGIGAKTAQRVILDLKDKILKVYDMSSESAVQSNTSKEEALSALETLGFARKQAEKVCTAIVKEKPDASVETIIKEALKKL; this comes from the coding sequence ATGATCACTCACTTAAGCGGAAGACTTATAGAAAAAAATCCAACTCATGTAGTATTAGACTGCAATGGAGTAGGATATTTTATTAATATCTCATTGCATACTTTTGGGCGACTAGGCGATAGTGAGGCTTTAAAGTTACACACCCACCTGCAAGTTAAAGAAGATAGCCACACACTTTTTGGGTTTGTGGAGGTGATGGAGCGTGAGATCTTTAGACTATTACTGTCTGTTTCTGGTATAGGAGCAAGTACGGCAAGGACAATGTTGTCCTCTCTAGATCCTCACCAGATAAAACAAGCTATTGCATCAAATGATGTAGCAACCATACAAAGTATTAAGGGAATAGGAGCAAAAACAGCCCAGCGAGTAATACTCGACCTAAAGGATAAGATACTGAAGGTGTACGATATGAGTAGTGAAAGTGCTGTGCAAAGCAATACTAGCAAAGAAGAGGCGTTATCTGCTTTAGAGACCTTAGGTTTTGCGCGTAAGCAAGCAGAAAAAGTCTGTACGGCGATTGTAAAAGAAAAGCCAGACGCAAGCGTAGAAACGATCATCAAGGAGGCATTAAAAAAACTGTAG
- a CDS encoding MFS transporter, with protein MNKILSSIKKPNLSFWQIFNMNVGFLGIQFSFGLQQTAINPIFLYLGAAEDLLPILNIAGPITGLIVQPIIGAISDKTWSPKFGRRKPFFLIGALIGSICLFAFPFSPVLWVAVALLWILDIGNNMAMEPYRALVGDKLPQKQLSLGYQMQSLFVGAGTVIAMLSIIYFQEIFGVAEEIVGSIPQWLYYSFFIGAILSITTILWSVSKTKEIPPSEGEMVQIKEFRGLSFIEKFKHPFVEIAQTVKTMPPFMWKVAGVYLFQWYALFVYWQFNVPMFRDTLNFTIGEAASQSAKMSLTYNSVTMIVALVLVPLTLKYGGKKIYAASLLGTAIAMFTIPYINDANLVLVPMILFGIGWAAMMGIPYTMVSKIVPQTKRGIYMGILNMMIVIPMAIETVTFGPIYKYLLGGNAINAILFAGVFFLISAILALRLTPKQAQEVYDQP; from the coding sequence ATGAATAAAATACTAAGCTCCATTAAAAAGCCTAACCTCTCGTTCTGGCAAATTTTTAATATGAACGTTGGTTTCTTAGGAATTCAATTTTCCTTTGGACTTCAACAAACAGCTATAAATCCAATATTCTTATATCTTGGAGCTGCCGAAGATTTGTTGCCTATTCTTAATATTGCTGGTCCTATTACAGGATTAATTGTGCAACCTATTATAGGTGCTATAAGTGACAAAACGTGGTCGCCAAAGTTTGGAAGAAGGAAACCATTTTTCTTGATAGGCGCTCTTATAGGTAGTATCTGTCTTTTTGCATTCCCATTTAGTCCAGTGTTGTGGGTAGCGGTTGCATTGCTTTGGATACTTGATATAGGGAACAACATGGCTATGGAGCCGTATAGAGCACTAGTAGGAGATAAGTTGCCGCAAAAGCAACTAAGCCTTGGTTACCAAATGCAAAGTCTTTTTGTAGGTGCGGGAACAGTGATTGCGATGCTATCTATTATATACTTTCAAGAGATTTTTGGAGTGGCAGAAGAAATTGTAGGAAGTATACCCCAATGGTTATACTACTCATTTTTTATAGGAGCGATATTATCTATCACGACCATATTATGGTCTGTTAGTAAGACTAAAGAAATACCACCTTCTGAAGGGGAGATGGTGCAAATCAAGGAATTTAGAGGACTATCATTTATAGAAAAATTTAAACATCCATTTGTGGAGATTGCTCAAACCGTAAAAACAATGCCTCCATTTATGTGGAAGGTGGCAGGTGTGTATCTATTTCAATGGTATGCACTGTTTGTGTATTGGCAATTTAATGTTCCTATGTTTAGAGATACATTAAATTTCACTATTGGAGAAGCAGCATCACAATCGGCTAAGATGAGTTTGACCTATAATTCGGTTACAATGATTGTTGCACTAGTTCTTGTGCCACTAACCTTGAAGTACGGCGGTAAGAAAATTTATGCAGCAAGTTTATTAGGTACGGCAATCGCTATGTTTACAATCCCGTATATAAATGACGCAAATTTAGTATTGGTACCTATGATTCTTTTTGGAATAGGTTGGGCTGCAATGATGGGAATTCCATACACAATGGTCTCTAAGATTGTACCTCAAACTAAACGAGGTATTTATATGGGTATTTTAAATATGATGATAGTAATACCTATGGCAATTGAGACTGTAACCTTTGGACCTATTTACAAATATTTGCTAGGAGGAAATGCTATAAATGCAATACTATTTGCAGGTGTATTTTTCTTAATATCGGCTATTTTGGCATTAAGGTTAACGCCAAAGCAAGCACAAGAAGTTTATGATCAGCCATGA
- a CDS encoding MFS transporter, producing MKHVGVKLSLYLNYFIFAILLNSVGIVILKSLNNYGVDETTASVLEAFKDLPIAIVSFAVASFLPRVGYKKAMLIGLAMVTVACVAMYFGNTFDTAKILFATVGAAFALIKVSVYSTIGLVTNSTKEHNSLMSSIEGFFMVGIAIAYFLFPAFNTEGEPDAWLNVYWLLAGLSALSFIILLFTKFEKEAEIPGADLKEDFLEMFKLMARLLIIVFVISAFLFVMIEQGIMSWLPTFNNKVLGLSENLGIMMASILALSLAVGRILAGILTQKISWIYVLVTCTIGAMLIVIFVLPETVGLNVGVIDSLSDIPLIGFAFPLVGLFIAPIYPLLNSVVLSALPKRVHSPMTGLIVIFSALGGTIGSRIIGYLFETKGPENAFYFTLIPMTVLLVFYVILKKLTEKDALQG from the coding sequence ATGAAGCACGTAGGTGTCAAGTTATCACTTTATCTCAATTACTTTATCTTTGCCATACTCTTAAATAGTGTAGGGATTGTTATCTTAAAATCACTTAATAATTATGGAGTAGACGAGACAACTGCCAGTGTTTTAGAGGCCTTTAAAGATTTACCAATTGCCATAGTTTCATTTGCTGTTGCTTCTTTTTTGCCTAGAGTAGGCTATAAGAAAGCAATGCTCATAGGTCTGGCGATGGTTACAGTAGCTTGTGTAGCTATGTATTTTGGAAACACCTTTGATACTGCCAAAATTCTTTTTGCTACCGTAGGTGCAGCATTTGCACTAATAAAAGTATCTGTATATTCTACAATCGGGTTAGTTACTAATAGCACAAAAGAGCATAATAGCTTGATGAGTTCTATAGAAGGTTTTTTTATGGTGGGAATTGCCATTGCTTACTTTCTCTTTCCGGCGTTTAATACAGAAGGAGAGCCTGATGCATGGCTCAATGTATACTGGCTACTAGCCGGTTTATCTGCGCTCTCGTTTATAATATTACTTTTTACAAAATTTGAAAAGGAGGCAGAGATTCCTGGAGCAGATCTTAAAGAGGACTTTCTTGAGATGTTTAAATTAATGGCACGACTATTAATTATCGTGTTTGTAATAAGTGCTTTTCTGTTTGTAATGATTGAGCAAGGAATCATGTCATGGTTACCTACTTTTAATAATAAAGTTCTGGGACTATCAGAAAATTTAGGAATTATGATGGCGAGTATTCTCGCTTTGTCACTTGCGGTAGGAAGAATATTAGCAGGTATTCTTACTCAGAAAATCTCGTGGATTTATGTATTAGTGACATGCACCATAGGAGCGATGTTAATTGTAATCTTTGTCCTTCCAGAAACTGTAGGTTTAAATGTTGGTGTGATAGATTCATTGAGTGATATCCCGCTTATAGGCTTTGCATTTCCTTTAGTAGGCTTATTTATTGCGCCTATTTATCCATTGCTTAATTCTGTAGTATTAAGTGCGCTGCCTAAAAGAGTTCATAGCCCTATGACTGGGTTAATTGTTATATTTTCCGCCTTAGGAGGAACTATTGGAAGTAGAATCATTGGATATTTATTTGAAACAAAAGGACCAGAAAACGCCTTTTATTTCACACTTATCCCAATGACAGTATTGCTAGTATTTTATGTGATTCTCAAAAAACTTACAGAAAAAGATGCACTTCAAGGGTAA
- a CDS encoding NADP-dependent malic enzyme, with product MSQNSNKRREALVYHAKPKPGKIAVVPTKKYSSQRDLALAYSPGVAEPCLEIAKDVNNVYKYTAKGNLVAVITNGTAVLGLGDIGPEASKPVMEGKGLLFKIFAGIDVFDIEVDTKDVDAFVETVKNIAPTFGGINLEDIKAPEAFEIERRLKAELDIPVMHDDQHGTAIISAAAMLNALEIAGKQIEDIKIVVSGAGSAAISCMNLYHLLGAKLENISMFDINGLLREDRTDLSPEQIKFKSNKDYKTLADAMVNADVFLGLSVGNIVSPDMIRSMANDPIVFAMANPTPEIDYNVAITSRPDLIMATGRSDHPNQVNNVLGFPFIFRGALDVRATAINEEMKMAAVKALAQLAKEPVPEQVNIAYGATRFTFGRDYIIPKPFDPRLITTIPPAVAKAAMDSGVALEPITDWESYNDELLERLGEDNKIVRLLLDRARLDPKRIIFAESDQLDVLKAAQIVHEEGIAIPVLLGNRDVILELKEEIGFEADVEIIDPLSDEEKDQVDHYANIYWNTRKRKGITYLDARRQVKRRDYFASMMVNEGDADGMLSGYSRSYPTVIKPVLEVIGTAPGVQKVAACNLMVTSRGPLFLADTSININPTAKELAKIAQMTSTTVKMFGLEPVIAMVSYSNFGSSGHEKATEVSKAVSYLHRYYPDLVVDGEVQADFALNREMLQKKFPFSKLAGRKVNTLVFSNIDSANITYKVIKELEKADNIGPILLGMRKPVHVLQLGASVDEMVSMAAITVIDAQKKQKQEVRRAQEQK from the coding sequence ATGAGTCAAAACAGCAACAAGCGTAGAGAAGCTCTCGTGTATCACGCAAAGCCTAAACCAGGTAAAATTGCCGTAGTTCCTACGAAGAAGTATTCTAGCCAGCGCGATCTCGCGCTAGCATATTCTCCTGGTGTAGCGGAGCCTTGTCTAGAGATTGCAAAAGATGTTAATAACGTTTATAAATATACGGCAAAGGGTAACCTAGTTGCTGTAATCACAAATGGTACTGCAGTGTTGGGACTAGGAGATATAGGTCCAGAAGCGTCTAAGCCCGTTATGGAAGGTAAGGGTCTCTTGTTTAAAATATTTGCTGGCATTGATGTGTTTGATATAGAAGTAGATACTAAGGATGTAGATGCTTTTGTAGAGACTGTAAAGAATATAGCCCCTACTTTTGGAGGTATTAACTTAGAAGATATCAAAGCTCCAGAAGCTTTTGAAATAGAGCGAAGACTTAAAGCCGAGTTAGATATTCCTGTGATGCATGATGACCAGCATGGTACAGCCATTATCTCTGCTGCGGCAATGCTTAACGCATTAGAAATCGCAGGTAAACAAATTGAGGATATAAAGATTGTAGTGAGCGGTGCAGGAAGTGCTGCTATATCTTGCATGAACTTATATCACTTGCTGGGTGCTAAGCTGGAAAATATATCTATGTTTGATATTAATGGCTTATTACGTGAAGATCGTACAGACCTTTCTCCAGAACAAATAAAATTTAAAAGCAACAAGGATTACAAAACACTAGCAGACGCTATGGTTAATGCAGATGTGTTTTTAGGATTGTCTGTAGGCAATATTGTATCACCAGATATGATTAGATCTATGGCAAATGATCCTATTGTGTTTGCGATGGCAAACCCAACGCCAGAAATCGATTATAACGTGGCGATTACATCTAGACCAGATCTTATTATGGCGACGGGTCGCTCAGACCATCCTAATCAAGTTAATAACGTACTTGGTTTTCCATTTATTTTCCGTGGAGCACTTGATGTAAGAGCAACTGCTATAAACGAAGAGATGAAGATGGCGGCTGTAAAGGCACTTGCTCAACTCGCAAAGGAGCCAGTTCCAGAGCAGGTGAACATTGCTTATGGAGCAACACGATTTACCTTTGGACGAGATTATATCATCCCAAAACCTTTTGACCCGAGATTGATAACAACAATCCCTCCTGCTGTTGCAAAAGCTGCCATGGATAGTGGTGTCGCACTTGAGCCTATAACAGACTGGGAGTCTTATAATGATGAGTTATTAGAACGCCTAGGAGAAGATAATAAGATAGTAAGATTACTGCTAGATAGAGCTAGGCTGGACCCTAAGCGCATCATCTTTGCAGAGTCAGATCAGCTTGATGTATTAAAGGCTGCTCAGATTGTTCATGAGGAAGGGATTGCAATTCCTGTGTTGCTAGGTAACAGAGACGTGATACTTGAACTCAAGGAAGAAATAGGTTTTGAGGCAGATGTAGAGATTATCGATCCATTATCTGATGAGGAAAAAGATCAAGTAGATCACTATGCAAACATTTACTGGAACACACGTAAACGTAAAGGTATTACCTATCTCGATGCAAGACGTCAAGTAAAACGCCGTGATTATTTTGCGTCAATGATGGTAAACGAAGGTGATGCAGATGGTATGTTATCTGGCTATAGCCGCAGTTACCCTACTGTAATAAAGCCAGTGCTAGAAGTTATAGGGACTGCGCCTGGTGTTCAAAAAGTAGCAGCTTGTAACTTGATGGTGACATCAAGAGGGCCTTTGTTTCTTGCAGATACTTCAATAAATATTAATCCAACTGCAAAAGAGCTTGCTAAAATTGCTCAAATGACCTCTACTACAGTAAAAATGTTTGGTCTTGAGCCTGTTATTGCAATGGTAAGTTATTCAAACTTTGGATCTTCTGGTCATGAGAAGGCTACAGAGGTAAGTAAGGCGGTGTCTTATTTACACCGTTACTATCCAGATCTTGTGGTAGATGGTGAGGTGCAGGCAGACTTTGCTCTTAATAGGGAAATGTTGCAGAAGAAATTTCCTTTCTCAAAACTAGCAGGAAGGAAAGTAAATACGCTAGTGTTTTCTAATATTGATAGTGCAAACATCACCTATAAAGTGATCAAGGAGCTTGAAAAAGCAGATAACATAGGACCTATTTTATTAGGTATGCGCAAGCCTGTACACGTACTTCAGTTAGGAGCAAGTGTAGATGAAATGGTAAGTATGGCTGCAATCACAGTTATTGATGCTCAGAAAAAACAAAAACAAGAAGTGCGTCGTGCTCAAGAACAGAAATAA
- a CDS encoding carbohydrate kinase family protein, whose translation MRRETDIICVGEVLIDFIGHQKEVRIDQTRDYHRYLGGSPTNVAMNLSRLGMNVKLAATRGDDGLGIYIEEKLEENGVQTDLVRTDAVNPTSVIFVSKTTGTPDFIPYRYADTKITEDQIPNELIEKTSIFHTTAFALSKNPARTTILTKAKKAFEAGCTLSIDLNYSPRIFPKREKAMETFRQYCSYNPLVKISEDDMERLFGERKSHDEIFDFFHNDFGVELVCLTLGSDGVKLSRKRKNESQEIIELPAARVENILDATGAGDAFWSGFLFAYIKEYEIERCLKVALSLAAIKLQHVGRLPQNVDILTQLLDFK comes from the coding sequence GTGAGAAGAGAGACAGACATTATATGCGTGGGTGAGGTTTTAATAGACTTCATAGGTCACCAAAAGGAAGTGCGAATTGATCAAACTAGAGATTATCACAGGTATCTAGGTGGTAGCCCGACAAATGTGGCTATGAATTTATCTAGATTAGGCATGAATGTAAAGCTTGCAGCCACTAGAGGTGACGATGGTCTAGGTATTTATATAGAAGAAAAACTTGAAGAGAATGGAGTGCAAACAGATCTTGTGCGAACAGATGCTGTAAATCCTACGAGTGTAATCTTTGTGTCGAAAACAACGGGAACGCCAGATTTTATTCCATACCGTTATGCAGACACAAAAATCACCGAAGATCAAATTCCAAATGAGCTCATTGAAAAGACATCCATTTTTCATACCACTGCTTTTGCATTAAGTAAAAATCCTGCTCGCACTACTATCTTGACTAAAGCAAAGAAAGCATTTGAGGCAGGATGTACCTTGAGTATTGATCTCAATTACTCTCCACGTATTTTTCCAAAGAGAGAAAAGGCGATGGAGACTTTTAGACAATACTGTTCGTATAATCCGCTAGTGAAAATAAGCGAGGATGATATGGAGCGCTTGTTTGGAGAACGTAAATCTCATGATGAGATATTTGATTTCTTTCATAATGATTTTGGTGTTGAGCTCGTTTGTCTCACGCTAGGTTCTGATGGGGTTAAGCTTTCGCGAAAGCGTAAAAATGAATCTCAAGAAATAATTGAACTACCAGCAGCAAGGGTAGAAAATATTCTTGACGCAACAGGAGCGGGAGATGCCTTTTGGAGCGGCTTTTTATTTGCATACATTAAAGAATATGAAATTGAACGTTGTCTTAAAGTAGCACTATCACTAGCTGCAATCAAATTACAGCATGTAGGCAGGCTTCCTCAAAACGTAGATATCTTAACGCAATTATTAGATTTTAAATAG